From the genome of Haloterrigena sp. KLK7, one region includes:
- a CDS encoding FAD-dependent oxidoreductase has protein sequence MIGVVGGTLSGLAAAYRLVRRGHDVRLFEPGDELGGLAATTPSSSLSSSPSRSQSPSSPSGPDDTPIERVPVSFARPRDEAALELLAELGLSDRLEWRPIQTAMYVDGTVHPVDAPWEFLAYPPLSLSDTARLATLRSGIDVRGLPRRRPRFDAYEPSDYADVPAEAFVRAHASDAVYERFYGPLLEARFGSAASAVSAAWVLEHCRGRGDRTRFGRERRGYFAGSSAVLVETLAEAIGREQISTNARVTELGVTDDAVDSITVERDGASERHAVDAVVLATVPEALESSLGASSVPVQTRTCLRVSTTAETPLTDADRVTMVDDAPFGELVAPTVPRSSDASGGHRYYLLDGGEAVAAGRSTAVIERRWLEALATHFPAFDRNDLVGVDSTRIRQPVPDGVHSRVDGTSPQARSLDAPDGVFDATVVRQPQFPQRRAGGALETGLRCAASIAEPSRRLPARRPADH, from the coding sequence CGTCCCCGTCTCGGTCTCAGTCCCCATCTTCGCCGTCTGGCCCCGATGACACACCGATCGAGCGCGTCCCCGTCTCCTTCGCCCGTCCCAGGGACGAGGCCGCCCTCGAGTTGCTCGCGGAGCTCGGCCTGTCGGATCGCCTCGAGTGGCGGCCGATCCAGACGGCGATGTACGTCGACGGGACCGTCCATCCCGTCGACGCGCCCTGGGAGTTTCTGGCCTATCCGCCCCTCTCGCTGTCGGACACGGCGCGGCTCGCGACGCTCCGGAGCGGGATCGACGTCCGCGGCCTCCCCCGTCGACGGCCGCGGTTCGACGCCTACGAGCCGTCGGACTACGCCGACGTCCCCGCCGAGGCGTTCGTCCGCGCGCACGCGAGCGACGCCGTCTACGAGCGGTTCTACGGACCCCTGCTCGAGGCCCGTTTCGGGTCGGCGGCGTCGGCGGTCAGCGCCGCGTGGGTGCTCGAGCACTGTCGCGGCCGAGGGGATCGGACGCGATTCGGCCGGGAACGTCGCGGCTACTTCGCCGGCAGTTCGGCCGTCCTCGTCGAAACGCTCGCCGAGGCCATCGGCCGCGAGCAAATCAGTACGAACGCGCGCGTAACGGAACTCGGCGTGACGGACGACGCCGTCGACTCGATCACCGTCGAGCGCGATGGCGCGAGCGAGCGCCACGCCGTCGACGCGGTCGTACTGGCGACGGTTCCGGAGGCCCTCGAGTCGTCGCTCGGCGCCTCGTCGGTCCCGGTCCAAACGCGGACCTGTCTGCGGGTCTCGACGACCGCCGAGACGCCCCTGACCGACGCCGATCGCGTGACGATGGTCGACGACGCGCCCTTCGGCGAACTCGTCGCGCCGACGGTACCGCGCTCGTCCGACGCGTCCGGCGGTCACCGGTACTACCTGCTGGACGGCGGCGAAGCGGTCGCCGCCGGTCGCTCGACCGCCGTCATCGAACGCCGCTGGCTCGAGGCGCTGGCGACCCACTTCCCGGCGTTCGATCGGAACGATCTCGTCGGCGTCGATTCGACGCGGATCCGGCAGCCGGTTCCCGACGGCGTTCACTCGCGCGTCGACGGGACGTCCCCGCAGGCGCGCTCACTCGATGCCCCCGACGGGGTCTTCGATGCGACGGTCGTCCGGCAGCCGCAGTTCCCCCAGCGACGCGCCGGCGGCGCGCTCGAGACCGGACTGCGCTGTGCGGCGTCGATCGCCGAACCGAGTCGGCGACTCCCGGCTCGACGACCGGCAGACCACTGA